The following proteins come from a genomic window of Proteiniphilum propionicum:
- a CDS encoding polysaccharide biosynthesis protein: protein MMGKFLQNFLSSKVLSRSSIFVIDIFMVVFSCMTMYFVKYGFSSFTSEVRVDSTTLCFLLILFNTITFISFRTFSGILRFSSFTDLLRIIYALGLGYGLTFLAVLFLRRFIPAFHLTNVTFVAIFFLNIFLMIFSRILVKEVYETIVGRSFKPVNVFIYGTKQAGISVAKALKGNNEFNYRVLGFISDESHMIGKELMGVAIYANNDNLFRTMESKDVKTIIVSPQKMEEIKDSDMLGNFVDHNISLFTTVPLNEWNGKFMGKEQLKDIQIEDLLPRDPIQINMVEIASNIEGKRVMVTGAAGSIGSEIVRQVARFNPYSIILIDQAETPLHDMRRELRNNWRELHTEIIVADVSNTSRMEKIFAKTRPQYIFHAAAYKHVPMMEDNVSESVQTNILGTKIVTDLAVKYNANKFVMVSTDKAVNPSNVMGCSKRICEIYVQSMAKHLEKAGRKTTQFITTRFGNVLGSNGSVIPLFKEQIKEGGPVTVTHPEIIRYFMTIPEACQLVLEAGAMGKGGEIYIFDMGKPVKIIDLAKRMIRLSGSKNIKIEFTGLRHGEKLYEELLNNAEHTKPTHHEKIMIANVREYEYSEVSHMIDSLINVSYEYDDMRTVKKMKEIVPEFRSINSPFEVVDRLLDKMSEEASFVHFSKE from the coding sequence ATCATGGGTAAATTTTTACAGAATTTTTTGTCAAGCAAGGTTTTGTCAAGATCCTCGATTTTTGTAATCGATATTTTCATGGTCGTTTTTTCATGTATGACCATGTATTTTGTTAAATATGGCTTCAGCAGTTTTACTTCAGAGGTGAGAGTTGACAGTACTACTTTGTGTTTTCTTCTTATACTTTTTAATACCATCACATTTATTTCATTTCGTACATTTAGCGGTATTTTACGGTTTTCATCTTTTACTGACCTTCTTAGGATTATTTATGCATTGGGTTTGGGTTATGGGCTTACCTTCCTTGCTGTGCTTTTTCTGAGGAGGTTCATTCCCGCTTTTCATCTCACCAATGTAACTTTTGTAGCAATATTTTTTCTGAATATCTTTTTAATGATATTTTCGCGTATTTTGGTAAAGGAGGTCTATGAAACAATTGTCGGCAGAAGCTTCAAGCCTGTAAATGTTTTTATCTACGGTACCAAGCAGGCCGGTATAAGTGTGGCTAAGGCTTTAAAAGGCAACAATGAATTCAATTACCGTGTACTTGGATTTATTTCCGACGAAAGTCATATGATTGGAAAAGAGTTGATGGGAGTGGCCATTTATGCCAATAACGATAATCTCTTCAGAACAATGGAAAGTAAAGATGTGAAGACCATTATTGTATCGCCTCAAAAGATGGAAGAGATTAAAGATTCCGATATGTTGGGTAATTTTGTTGATCATAACATTTCTTTATTTACCACTGTCCCTTTGAACGAATGGAATGGAAAATTCATGGGCAAAGAACAATTGAAGGATATCCAGATTGAAGATCTGCTTCCACGTGATCCCATTCAAATCAATATGGTTGAGATTGCCTCCAACATTGAAGGTAAACGTGTGATGGTAACCGGAGCTGCCGGCTCTATTGGAAGTGAGATTGTACGCCAGGTGGCCAGGTTTAATCCATATAGCATTATCCTGATTGACCAGGCCGAAACGCCGTTACACGACATGCGTAGAGAGTTGAGAAACAACTGGCGGGAGTTACATACTGAGATCATCGTTGCAGACGTAAGTAATACGTCGAGGATGGAAAAGATTTTCGCCAAAACACGTCCCCAATACATTTTTCATGCAGCAGCCTATAAGCATGTACCTATGATGGAGGATAACGTTTCGGAGTCGGTTCAGACAAATATCCTTGGAACCAAAATAGTTACTGATCTTGCCGTAAAGTACAATGCGAACAAGTTTGTGATGGTCTCAACGGACAAAGCCGTGAATCCCTCAAATGTGATGGGATGCTCCAAAAGAATATGCGAGATATATGTACAGTCGATGGCAAAGCATCTAGAAAAAGCAGGGCGAAAAACAACCCAGTTCATCACAACACGTTTCGGAAATGTGCTGGGATCAAATGGTTCTGTAATTCCTCTCTTCAAAGAACAGATAAAAGAGGGAGGCCCGGTAACTGTTACTCATCCTGAGATTATCCGCTATTTTATGACAATTCCCGAAGCTTGTCAGCTAGTGTTGGAGGCCGGAGCTATGGGAAAGGGAGGAGAGATTTATATTTTCGATATGGGTAAGCCTGTAAAAATAATTGATCTGGCCAAGAGAATGATCAGGTTGTCAGGGTCAAAGAATATAAAGATCGAGTTTACCGGATTGCGTCATGGCGAGAAGCTTTACGAAGAGTTGCTGAACAATGCCGAGCATACAAAGCCTACCCATCATGAGAAAATAATGATTGCCAACGTGAGGGAGTATGAATATTCAGAGGTATCCCATATGATTGATTCACTTATAAATGTCTCTTACGAGTATGATGATATGCGTACGGTTAAAAAGATGAAAGAGATAGTCCCGGAATTCCGGAGTATAAACTCACCATTTGAAGTTGTTGACAGGTTGTTAGATAAGATGTCGGAAGAGGCTTCTTTTGTCCATTTTTCTAAAGAATAG